A portion of the Lolium rigidum isolate FL_2022 unplaced genomic scaffold, APGP_CSIRO_Lrig_0.1 contig_24245_1, whole genome shotgun sequence genome contains these proteins:
- the LOC124680667 gene encoding Bowman-Birk type proteinase inhibitor-like encodes MGRRGSPAPLLVFLAVLVVLLAALPHLAESSGRHHHHHDQHSHLQSRGHGGGEGDKEQAPAAKARGVKRQWPCCDNCGACTKSIPPQCQCMDAVRGGCHPACRDCVKSALSVHPPVYQCMDRIPNFCQRRCSAVAAH; translated from the exons atgggtagaAGAGGAAGCCCGGCGCCGTTGCTGGTGTTCTTGGCCGTTCTAGTCGTGCTCCTCGCAGCTCTTCCCCACCTCGCCGAATCCAGCGGcaggcaccaccaccaccacgaccaACACTCCCATCTCCAAAGCAGAG GGCACGGTGGAGGAGAGGGAGACAAAGAGCAGGCGCCGGCGGCGAAGGCGAGGGGGGTGAAGAGGCAGTGGCCGTGCTGCGACAACTGCGGCGCGTGCACGAAGTCGATCCCGCCGCAGTGCCAGTGCATGGACGCGGTGCGCGGCGGTTGTCACCCGGCTTGCCGGGACTGCGTCAAGTCCGCCCTCAGCGTCCACCCGCCCGTCTACCAGTGCATGGACCGGATCCCCAACTTCTGCCAGCGGCGCTGCAGCGCCGTCGCCGCCCACTGA